In Ornithodoros turicata isolate Travis chromosome 1, ASM3712646v1, whole genome shotgun sequence, the DNA window AAGTTGCCAAGCACAGGCAACATTTTTATTCCTGAATTCGGAAGCTCATTAACacactattccaaacaaaattaTGGGGGTTTTCGAAGGATTTTGACAGAAGATTGACAGCCGAAAATCGGCCTTCACCATGTCACGAGAACATTGTGTCGGCTGTCTGCGGCTGCTTTTTCCGACTTTTGTAGAACGTAAATTCGATTGCATAGCTATAACGCACCAGAGGGTGAAAATGTTTTGCATGGTGACCGCTGGTGGACAGATTGgcagacgaggcaggatttcgagcgatggTGAATGTCACCTCATCGCTCATTTAACTTTTGCAGAGTCCTGTAATAGGGCACGCATATACGAAATATTACGAAGCTAGCGCTTCGTCTCGatgaagcgagagggcgctgaaagcaacactctGCTGACATCATCTGGCCTCCGccaagggagaaagaatgcaggcttggaagcagaTGACAATCCCGGGTGACGTCACGGCATCCCTCGGTTTCAGTTTTGCTGCTGTCATCATTTAGGAATTAATTACCCGCGTAAAATGAATGCAAATGGTGTATTCGGTATGGAGGGTATGGTTCATGTttggtatgatgctcacctaatttttttctgAATCCTTgtgaagtctccctttaaatgTACCTCTTAGTGTTGGGTTCCAATATTCGCTTGAATGCAGTACCTCACTTTCGGGTAAACAAATGTGCATCTTATACACGAGTAAATACAGTACGAGGGACATATCAATAGGTTCTAAGGCCAACATAGAAGAGAGAACTCCAGGAACACAGACACATATTTTCTTCCACATTATCCAACGATTTTCAAGCTTGTTCAGTTATCCATAATAATGTTGCAAGATATGCTACACACCGCAGAACGATCTACTGGAGAATGTTCTAGTGCAGGAGTCTAGTGGTGGCCAGTTCCCTGTGGTTTTAATACTGGTGTCCAGTGGTGCAAAATACTGGTCTGGTGTCAAATGTTAATACTCTGTTTTCATCGTAGTTAACAGACCCACACTTTCAACTCGCACATAGAGGCCCATGCATTTTCAAAGAGGTATTCCGAACGGATGTCATATTATTTGACTAACATTTACTAAATCCCCAGATAGTAAAGTGGTACCAGACGACTGGCGGACGTAAATCAGGACGTAAAACTGATGTTAAAAATTACCAACCACTATTTCAACTTTTGGAACACTCAATTGGAATACTCAAACTCAATGGAATACGTCAGTCTTACatgacacaccctgtatatctgttTATTTCCACAAATCATTTGTGGCACGAATTTCGAAAAACAGCCGCCGTGGCGAATTGACAGGCCTACATAGCAAACAGTATCTCTGTGTTTGAAGGTGGGCCTGCTCCAGCTGTCACGCAGTCGCAACGTAAATGTAATTTTGATTCCCTGCACATGTCAAAACTGTGGGCAAATGTGGCAGCTGGGCCAGTGTTATACAAACCCATCTGCACACTCGCTGTCCCATTTCTAAAATTTCAGGTGCAGCAGCAAGCACTGGCATGCTTCATGTTGAGGATGAGCCCACAGGAACTCTCACTCCAGCGTCGTCAGATAACCCGAAGCATCCTGTCGCGACGGTGGATAAGGTGGGAGAGAACAGGCCCAACTGCAACCTCAGTCCAGCTGCATTCTCCCAGTCTGAGAGCGCCAAGAACCACATGCACAACCCTACTCATGAGGTGCATTCCAAGTGCAGTCTCTGTCCTGCAGCGTTCAACCACGGCACACACCTGCAGCATCACAAGAAGACACAAACGGGCCAGAAGGCATACAGGTGCGATCTATGTTCCTCAGAGTTCACTCGGCTGCACCACCTGAAAGATCACGTACAGATTCATACTAgggagaagccgtacaagtgtgaCTTCTGTCCTGAAGTGCTTATACGGAGCACGCACCTAGAGCATCACAACAAGACACACGCGGGCGAGAAGCCATTCAAATGCGATTTCTGTCCTGCAGCATTTAGCCACACCATGAACCTGCAGCGCCACAAGAGGACACATAccggcgagaagccatacaagtgtggtCTCTGTCCTGCAGCGTTTAGCCACAGCACGAACCTGCAGCGTCACATTAGGACACatacgggtgagaagccatacaagtgcaacctCTGTCCCTCCGAGTTCACTCAGGTGCACCACCTGAAGGATCACGTACGGATTCATACTGGTGAGAAaccgtacaagtgcgatctctgtcctgcagagttcaatCGTAGCACGCACCTGCAGTGTCACAAGAAggcacacacgggtgagaagccgtacaagtgcgatctctgtccctCTGAGTTCAGTCGGCTCCACCACATGAAGGATCACATACGGATTCATactggtgagaagccatacaagtgcaatctctgtcctgcagagttcacccGAAGCACATACCTGCAGGgtcacaagaagacacacatgggttgagaagccatacaagtgcgacctctgtccagCAGAGTTCGCCCAGAGCACATACCTGGAGTGTCACAAGAAAACACACATGGGTGATAAGTCATAGAAGTGCGACCTCTGTTCGCAGTCTTCACTCGGAGCACGCCCCTACAGCGCAATAAGAAGgtacacacgggcgagaaggcacacaagtgcgatctctcTCCCGCAGCGGTCCGCCAGAGCGAGCAGCGTGCAGCGTCACAAGGGGTAGTGATGGAAGCTGTCCTGCAGAGGTTAGCCATGGCACGCACCTGCACCGTCacaagaagacaaacaagagtGAGAAGCCGTACATGTGCGACCTATGTCCTACAGGGGTTAGCCGGAGCACGCACCAGCAGCGTCCCAAGGGGACACACGCGGGCGACAAGCCATGCAATTGCGATCTCTGTACCTCTGAGTTCATTCAGCTGCACCACCTGAAGTGTCACATACGGATTAATACTGGTGAGAAGcagtacaagtgcgatctctgtcctgcagaggtTAGCCAGAGCACGCCCCAGGCGATAGGGGAAAGTagagctgtttttcttttgaactttttcttttcttcttaacTCACAATGGAATGGGCCTAAGTTGCCCTTCTTAATACAATGAATACTTTTGGAATCACAAGTCTTCTTCTTATGTACCTGTTTCTGAAGTGGTGCAAACCGGAAAATCATCACTGGTATTTGCTATCatatgtacatcagagaaaagATTTCTCGCAGCTGGTTATAAAAAGGTAAAAGCTGTCTGTGTCGAATACATAATTCGTTGTAATTCTTACATCTGGCTTACGGAGAGCATTTGTTTTGTAGTTGTGACGAAATTTATCTGTCAGACGGACATAGCTGAAGCACGGTTCATATCCGATGCCCTTGTGCTTGCCAGTGATCGTTTGCCAAAATTGCGTGGTATCCCTTCAATACAAGACGGTTTAACGATTCACTGGCGACTTGTTTAGTTGTGACGTCAGATGTCGGTACCTTCTCATCAGAAGTGACACGTGAATGCACATGTTGAAGTAAGTGTTGAAGTTTGCCTTCAGATGGGAGTTTATGGCAGAACTACGGAAGAAGTGATGAATTTAATGGCTGCTACTGCACATCGATAAGTTCGACAGAACTTATGTCATTGGGATTCACTTACCTGGACTACAGTCACCAGTGAGCAACGCTGTCTCTCCTTGGC includes these proteins:
- the LOC135378844 gene encoding zinc finger protein 501-like; amino-acid sequence: MLLSPELSGDIVKVKSEPHDVACLPEQSQVQQQHRDQSPAGGDSVLCHSATLGMCHIKEEPQEDSSNEDPIIEVKTEPYNVAIFAGHEHMGPSHDSASEGAAASTGMLHVEDEPTGTLTPASSDNPKHPVATVDKVGENRPNCNLSPAAFSQSESAKNHMHNPTHEVHSKCSLCPAAFNHGTHLQHHKKTQTGQKAYRCDLCSSEFTRLHHLKDHVQIHTREKPYKCDFCPEVLIRSTHLEHHNKTHAGEKPFKCDFCPAAFSHTMNLQRHKRTHTGEKPYKCGLCPAAFSHSTNLQRHIRTHTGEKPYKCNLCPSEFTQVHHLKDHVRIHTGEKPYKCDLCPAEFNRSTHLQCHKKAHTGEKPYKCDLCPSEFSRLHHMKDHIRIHTGEKPYKCNLCPAEFTRSTYLQGHKKTHMG